GAATCATTTCTTTGCAGTTCATTGAAGCATATTACTTCTAATGAGGCAGCATAGGAGGTTAATATCTAGAGAATATAGATGATACAGGTGATACATATAGGTGACTGGCTGCTACAGTATGTTGGTGAACCGGTATGGCCTATATTATATCAATATTATATTAACCCATATATCACTAAGTCACATATTTTGtatatcaataaaaaaaatcaatattgacATTGGCCCCCAAAATCCATTTTCAGTCAGGCACTTCCTTTCGACCCACAATTGTAGCACTTGCAGATAAAAAGCTGAGTTTTTTTTGTGTCGCTTGGACTCAGTTTGCGCAGGAAGGCACTCGAGCAAATCAGTGTTTGGGTCATGAAAAAGAAACTGCAACATCATGTCTCCTCATAATCATTTAGCTACGGATTCCTTTGCTACATATACCACTGGGTTTATATCAACTCTAAGAATTGCCATGCATTGCTCTGTGATCATGTTAACAAGCTGAGTGGATGcagtttgttttgaaatgttaaGGAGTCgaataaaaaggtgaaaaattAACAGATGACTCTGTCTTAAAAATACTGACTTTGGAATATTAGTTGATACATGTGAgttaatgaataaaagaaagCTTTACTGGTATTTTAGCATGCAGATAGGACACTTAAAGCATGCTGATGTATAGGTGAATAACGTAAGCGatcaaatccaaaacacatctgCCATATGTGAAGAACGGGAAATCAGTCACTGCAATCCATACAAAACGGAATCTTCACACTTTCAAAGTCATGAGGACATGTAAAAGTTGTTCATGTTACAACTGTATTTTCCACTAAATGGGTAAAAACGGCAGTAATTGAATTTAAACAGTTAGGGTCCAAAGTTTTGAATTCCTTGCTATACCCTAAAATATCAGGCGGAGCAGAATAAAAGCACAGGTAACGAGGGTTAGGGTCGACTCGTAACTTCCAGAAGTTATTACCTCCACAGAAAATCTTGCTGAACACACCAATCTTCACCAGCCTGAAGAAAATGAAACGTATTAAAAAATCTGATAGTATTTTATAATACAGAGCGCAGCTAAGAGAGCAATAACTCTAGAATTAGAATTGGTATGCCAATgtattttatctgaaatgacaatgttattatattaatctAGATATAATTAGTAGTAGACTCATTAGAATTAGGGGTAATAATTCAAGCTTTTACAGGGAAGAAGAAATaattatactgtatataattTTAGGTACTGCATGAATGATAGTGGTAAACCCACAAATGATAATTATTTACCTATAAGTACTTAGCAGTAGATAAACTAGAATTAGAGCTAAAAAGTCACGTTTTTAcaggaaagaagaaataattataattttaaGTAGTCTATTATGTCcaggtattttctttttctctgagtTTAACCATCCTGTACTGTAAATATGCTgtactttttgcatttttttctggattATATTCAATTTTCCATTTATATTACCTATAAAAGTACCTTTCCCACTtagaagaaaaaactaaaagttGCAAATACTGCAGGCCACACAGGTGGCCCATGTGATCTTTTAACAATAGAGTAATCGGGCTGGTGTTTACTTTTCCTTGGAGTCCAACCTAGAAACAAAATTTCAATCCTATCACACTAGTATCAATCCCACACCAATACTAGCTTCGGTATTATATCTAACAGTATTTGGATTGATCCGCCCACTTATACTCTGAGGCACACCAATGCAATTCACAATGTCAATATAAAAAGTAGAGCATAAATATAGAATAAAATTTGGATCTTTTTTTGTTCACTAAAATAGATGGAAATAATACACTACTTAAAATGATTGATTTCTATCTCATTTCCTGTAAAATACCCAGATGTTGTGCACTACTTAAATTACAAATGCAGTACTTAagaacatttttctgctttcctgtaaaaaaaaaaaaagagttgaatTATTACCCTCTTATTCAAGTTTGTCTACATGTAAATTCCATTTAAGTCTATTACACCCTTGATCGTGGACTGTATTATAAAGTGCTACCAATATTTTGATATATGgacaaatgttcatttttagAAGGTGTAACGTAGACTctgatttttgttgtttactgCCTGATAATAAATAGATGTCCCTTATTAAATTAGTTGTATTTCTTCCTCACTTATATATTAGTTTACAACCATCAAACTTAGAATTAAAGTTGCTTTTTGTTTGGCTCCAGTTGTCCATTGACGTCTCCATTCTCTTCACTTAAATCATGCACATCTTTGGTGCACTTGATTCTCAGCAGGACATTGGACAGCACGTCCTGATAGAGACTCAAGCAGATCCACCCGGGCAGGTAGAGCAGGGTGATAAGTCCCATGAAGTTGTGAGGATAGTGGGAGTAATCCCACGAGCAAGCGTTAAACTGCCTCAGGACCAGACCCCACGAGAATTCCCACGTGTAGATGAAGCAGATGTAGATGGGGAGTCGTCGCCAGGACCCCCAGCCCAGGCTGAAGTGCAGGTAAAGGTAGAGCTTCTCCACCACGAAGCTGCAGCTTCCGTACATCAGGAAAGACCACAGGGACGTGTGACCGCTGAGGGTCCTGTCAGACTTCTCCACCAGGTTGAACAGAGAGGTGAAAAGGACCTCGTCCAGAAAGCCGTGCATCCCGAAGAATAAGAAGCGCGCAAAGCCGGGAAGACCGTGCGGGGGTCTGCCTTCCAGCTGGAGGTCAGCGGAGAATGATGGGCGATACTGTAGATGTGACAGCTCTCTGTGAAACACCTGAGAGAAGTAGAGAGCCAGGATGTAATGCACTACCAGCTGAGTCCCAGAAACCACCCTCACTTGCTCGGCCAAAGTGTTAATGTTCCCGATCAGAATCTGCAGCCCGATGTAGATGGACGGGTAGAAAACAAGATGAAACACCACAGGCCGACCTAGGAAGCACCTCTTCTGTGAGTAGATCTTTTCCAGCGCAAAATGGGTCAGCGAATGCATGATGCAAAGATACGGAGAGGAAAAGCCCATCAGCTTAGGGTCCCGTGAGTGCAAAAGCCCCTGTAAGGATGACAGCAGGACATCCAGAGTCACGCCGTGCATCCCGTAGAAGTAAAGCCGCATCCATCGCGGCAGTCCTCGCGGCGGCTCCGTCGCGTCCCCGGTGTCTGAGCCCGGTTCTTGCTGCTGGCGGAGCTTTCGTGCCGGTTTGAGGCCACCGTCCTGCTCTCCCGAACACACGCGAGCACCGTCGCGCCACCGACCGGCCATGATCACTCTGTGCGGAGAGCTCCAGCTGTCCCCTTCCTgtgcattgttttcttttatgttgTGCTGCAGACGCGCAGTGAGCGAGCTGCGACTAAAAGCATCTCCTGCAAGAGTACGGGATGCTGCGTTCACGTGCTCCCCAGAAGAAACAGTTTTCTGAGTACACTTTGACAGGGTTTTAGTTTTCCTACGTACCATAAATGTGCTGTTTACGCTTACTTTTTCTCATCAAGACGCCCTTTCCGCGGGCTGTACTTGAGGTTTAACTAATTTGTTTAGCGGATTTCCTTCCCGATAAGGCATTTGCAAATTCAACTTTGAAACTGAATTGTTTATACATGTTAATTACCCGCCAGTCTTCTCCTTTCCTTTGTGGGCACAGTGATATTTTTCAGCATAGTACATAAACGACAGCTGAATTACAGACCAGAATGAAGCCAGTGGTGGGATGTATGTCCTCGATGTGTGTTCTTTCTGTTGTTACAGCACGAATAAAACATGTACCCACTTATGAAAATATGTCACAGTAGGCCTACATTTTAAAAGGAATGCATTGGTTGCTTTAATTTACAAACTGTTTAAAAGAGATGTGAAAACATGTACAGGTGTACATTCACATTCACTACAATGCAACACTGAAAATGTCATGAAGAACCCACATTTTCCAATATTTTGCAAGGAAAATAGGAAACGATTCCAGACATTTATTAAAACAGGTACAAACATACATAGAAATACAGTCTAtaaggcaaaaaacaaataaattaaaaaaaaacaaaacaaaagcggattttgtacaattctaatgagctttAAAGTCACCATGACCACGTTTATTCTTCAACATACCCTGAACTCTCATAGGCAAGGTTCCTTGTAATTTAAGATGCCCCCATTTGTTATGTTTAGGCCTCCCacttcttatttttgttttccacttgtttcagtttcctcatttttttaaaggccaaaatacaaacaatgccaagaaatcagaatcagaatactttattgatccctaggggaaattattttttgttacagtgctccattataaacaaacattaacaaagacagacaataccCTAACTAAGAATAACACAATATATACaggcatatatatacataaaagtcacttattaataaatagctgaaaaagaacatGTGCAAGAAAAAGAACATGTGCAAGAAATGGCAGATTTGCAGCTTCTTGTTGGTTCAAAAATACTAATTTACGTCTGTAAAATGTGTCACTTTTCAAggtttatctaaaaaaaatgtaataaattacaTGTTTCTGTGACAGACAGCTAAGTCCTTTATGTCTAGATAAAACACTGTCTCATCGCTTGACTTTGTTGCTTAATAGCTGATCAATTCACACATCAGTGTTTAGTGCCTTATAAAAGAAGTGTCCAGAcacaaactttgaaagaccatTAGGCCAGGGGTAGGAAACGTTAGTcctcgagagccggtgtcctgcaggttttagatctcaccctgggtcaccacacctgaatcaaatgattagttcattaccaggcctctggagaacttcaagacatgttgaggagctaatttagccatttaaatcagctgtgttggatcaaggacacatctaaaacctgcagaacaccggctctcgaggcctggagttccctaccCCTGCCATTAGACTGTTGCTCAAGATCACTTTTAGAGAAATGAGGGGTGatccaagacttttgcacaacactcCATTTGAACaataatagaataaaatatgaaaCCAACTGTATGCAACAAAAACGCTACAACCCACAGTCATGctagaaattataaatatgatGATCACGCAGTTTGATGCGCAGCCACTGATGTCAGTGAAGAAACACAGTGCTGATTTTGCACATTTCCAATAGCAGCTGAACGCAACACGAGCTGATAGAGAAGGCAGCATGGCTGCAGACGTGGTTAGTAATTGAGCTCACGTCCCCCTGCGACGTCCTGACGCTGTATAATTACGACTCATTAATGATAATTACAGCCGATTACTCTGCTGTTATGCTAGGCTAACTAAACTCATTTGTAAAAGCCACACAGTAAAGCAGTGTATTGAGGGATTGAGGGATAACCTTAATCCTAAATCACGTGTTCaaatttgttttatgtatttatttattcttacattagagtaagaaaacaaaacaaaaatgcagtcATTAGATTCAGTCTGCATGCAGACTAACCATGATGTTTCTCTACTTCCTCTTGAGGTTTCCTTCACTGTTACTGCTGCACTGTCGTGATCTTTAATCGATAAAAAGATGGGTTAAAAACGTCTTTCTCAGTCGTTCAGAGGAATAGATTAAATCGAATTATCACCCACTACTCCAGCAACAGTTAGACTCACGACATAGCAAACGTGATAGTGACCACAATGATTTTATAACTGAACTTAGTGGAAATATGAGCAATAGGCTACGTGATAACCAGTAGACACAAAAATATACGCTCTCAGCCTGCACTATGCTGTCGAAATGCCCACAGCCTTTGCAAGAGCTTCGCGCACAGTGAGAAAGCATTTTAGGCTTTCAACTTTTCGATCAGGAAGTGAAACTTGAGTTTATGAGTCGCATTTAACCACGCTGTACAGGCCAGACGCAGACTGCACTAATCCTACATGTAGCCAGCACCCACGACTGGTCTATATGCTGGCCAACATTACATttgatgacatttttttaatgcaggaaAAGATCCTTGGGTGATTTAAAAATGGTGTGATCACATAGTGTGTCCAGCAGAGAGGCTTCAATTCTCAGAGACTTGTGTAAAATGTTAGCGAGACAACTTTAAATCGCAATCCCTTGCAAAGCCTTCAGTGTTGTACAATGCATTATTTTGGTCTTATGGTCATATACAATGCAATAATGTGCTCGGTGTCCCTGTATGACCACACGGGGGCACTGCTGAGCATGTTACTGTGGAGCTCATGTTCACTAAAGAGAACTGAGTGCATTTTCATCGCAGGCTTTGATGTGAATCCAGGCGGTGTGGGTGACACGGTGCAACAATTGTTGACGCAACTACAAAAAGTCTCTCGTGAAAGATGCCGCGGCTCGCTTATCTCTTCTCGagatgtgtgttttcatttgagCCCTGACTGTTTCTGCCTGGGTTGCTTTACTCAGAGgacgtctgtgtgtgtttgtgtgtgtgtgcgcctgctGAGACAGAATGAATATGCCACTGTTTATATTCCACCTATTTCAGCAGTCATGGtttcacagacagaaaatgaaaaaaaaaaaaaaaaaagattcagcgCAAGTTGTTTGTGCTGAGTTATTTCTGGGAGTGTCGGCATGCATCTGTAGGTTGCACTTCTGGGAAAGAAGTGTATCtgtttatgcatgtgtgtgtgtatttgtgcgcACGCACCCGCACAGGAAATAGAGATATCAGTGGTCTTTTTGGGGCACGGAGATAACGGCGCTCCTCTGCTGGCTTAGTATTATCTCAGTCACAGAATAGTGACAGCAGATTTAGAGGCGAGAAAGCAGAACACATTTCAAATAGTCTGGGTCAAATATATATGCCAGCAGAGCGATATCACTCCCTCTATTACATACCTCACTCCATTACCTCTTCTTTAACAGTAACACACCCTCCTAACTTTATGTGTAGAATGGGAGCCGCCAGCTTTCAGACCATTCTTCTATGGAGCTAGCtctcagtttggattcaggagacagacaccctctctacttttaagattaggcttaaatctttcctttttaataaagcatacagtcagggctggatcaggtgacttcAAACCctccttagttatgctgcaataggtctaggctgctggaCCTATTGCAGCCTAGACctgcaataggtctaggctgcaGTGGAATGATGCTCTTGGTTTTTCGTCTACACTCACCTTTTTTTCCATTCACTATTTGCTTACAcaacactctgcatttaatcattagttattagtattaacctcctaagacccgaactcttccacggtatgcatttttaatttctctttgatatttgggcatattggggcccaagAACgtcaaaacaaagaattaccagattttttttttaccttatttttgtttttaagaaaaataagagccacatatgaggatattcgtttaaatatttgatataACAGTAgaagtataatgtcctcgtaagtggatatcaggcccttgtaaagcaaaattgagtattttggtctaaataacccaaaatgtgatgtccacatatgtggatgccaggtcctaggagctTCACCGCTTGTGCTCCTTCTGGTGCTTGATACTTCTCGAGCTTCTCTTGTTCCTTCTTTCACGTTGCTATCACTTGCTatagctacatctatcactataCGGCCGTCTTCCACATaccaaaattggtatgg
The Astatotilapia calliptera chromosome 17, fAstCal1.2, whole genome shotgun sequence genome window above contains:
- the tmem229a gene encoding transmembrane protein 229A, which gives rise to MVRRKTKTLSKCTQKTVSSGEHVNAASRTLAGDAFSRSSLTARLQHNIKENNAQEGDSWSSPHRVIMAGRWRDGARVCSGEQDGGLKPARKLRQQQEPGSDTGDATEPPRGLPRWMRLYFYGMHGVTLDVLLSSLQGLLHSRDPKLMGFSSPYLCIMHSLTHFALEKIYSQKRCFLGRPVVFHLVFYPSIYIGLQILIGNINTLAEQVRVVSGTQLVVHYILALYFSQVFHRELSHLQYRPSFSADLQLEGRPPHGLPGFARFLFFGMHGFLDEVLFTSLFNLVEKSDRTLSGHTSLWSFLMYGSCSFVVEKLYLYLHFSLGWGSWRRLPIYICFIYTWEFSWGLVLRQFNACSWDYSHYPHNFMGLITLLYLPGWICLSLYQDVLSNVLLRIKCTKDVHDLSEENGDVNGQLEPNKKQL